Genomic segment of Octadecabacter arcticus 238:
CTGGTGGGATGGTCAGGGCGCGTGCCTGTTTACCAAACGGCTTGAACGTGGACGGTTCGTATGGCCCTCAGTCAAGGAAGGTAAAGTCAGCCTAAGCCGCGCACAGCTTGCGATGCTGATGGAAGGCATAGACTGGCGTATTCTCAAGAAGACATGGCGTCCAAGTATGGTTGGATAGCTGTATGTT
This window contains:
- the tnpB gene encoding IS66 family insertion sequence element accessory protein TnpB (TnpB, as the term is used for proteins encoded by IS66 family insertion elements, is considered an accessory protein, since TnpC, encoded by a neighboring gene, is a DDE family transposase.) codes for the protein MIPVLGDAKIWLAAGVTDMRRGFNGLAAQTAQVLAADPYAGHLFLFRGRRGDQIKMIWWDGQGACLFTKRLERGRFVWPSVKEGKVSLSRAQLAMLMEGIDWRILKKTWRPSMVG